A genomic segment from Culex pipiens pallens isolate TS unplaced genomic scaffold, TS_CPP_V2 Cpp_Un0001, whole genome shotgun sequence encodes:
- the LOC120418334 gene encoding bone morphogenetic protein receptor type-1B-like isoform X1, whose product MAASSASVGVIILVFILLYSDAHGSTDQARTLQCYCEGHCPGNLQNGTCETRPGGSCFAAVEEVLDEETGLKVPEWSHGCMPPEQNGGLLQCKVGVQSPQIHGKSIVCCENEDFCNKDLLPEYVPKTTTPPPTVNVTEPSMHTLALMASVIVCSVAFVVVAIAIFVTYKKREKRKPQCLIDSVCNPNLSPLADLVEQSSGSGSGLPLLVQRTIAKQIQMVHQVGKGRYGEVWLAKWRDEKVAVKTFLTTEEASWFRETEIYQTVLMRHENILGFIAADIKGTGTWTQMLLITDYHELGSLYDYLQKRVLNPHMLKTLALSLSSGLAHLHTEIFGTPGKPAISHRDIKSKNILVKRNGQCAIADFGLAVKYSSESDEIQIAPNTRVGTRRYMAPEALNETLDTKIFEGFKQADMYSLGLVFWEMARRCISTIRGTKNTTCEDYALPYQDVVPSDPSFEDMYAVVCVKGVRPPIPQRWQDEEILVVLSKMMQECWHPNPAVRLTALRVKKTLVKLETDSSIKIV is encoded by the exons cCCGCACTCTGCAGTGCTACTGCGAGGGACACTGCCCgggaaatttgcaaaatggaaCGTGCGAGACGCGACCCGGTGGGTCCTGCTTCGCCGCCGTCGAGGAAGTTCTGGACGAGGAAACCGGCCTGAAGGTGCCCGAGTGGAGCCACGGCTGTATGCCGCCGGAACAGAACGGTGGACTGCTTCAG tgCAAAGTTGGCGTTCAATCCCCGCAAATTCACGGCAAGTCGATCGTGTGCTGTGAGAACGAAGATTTCTGCAACAAGGACCTGCTGCCGGAGTACGTGCCCAAGACGACGACGCCGCCGCCGACGGTGAACGTGACGGAACCGAGCATGCACACGCTGGCGTTGATGGCCTCGGTGATAGTGTGTTCGGTGGCGTTTGTGGTGGTGGCGATCGCGATCTTTGTGACGTACAAGAAGCGCGAGAAGAGGAAGCCGCAGTGTTTGATCGATTCGGTGTGCAATCCTAACCTGTCTCCATTGGCGGATTTGGTTGAGCAGAGCAGTGGGTCGGGATCGGGACTGCCGTTGCTGGTTCAGAGGACGATCGCGAAGCAGATCCAGATGGTGCACCAGGTTGGAAAGGGACGGTACGGTGAGGTTTGGCTGGCCAAGTGGAGGGATGAGAAGGTTGCGGTGAAGACGTTCTTGACTACTGAGGAGGCTTCCTGGTTCCGTGAGACGGAGATCTACCAGACGGTACTGATGAGGCATGAGAATATTCTTGGGTTTATCGCGGCGGACATTAAGGGAACAGGCACGTGGACACAGATGTTGCTGATCACTGACTACCACGAGTTGGGAAGCTTGTACGACTATCTGCAGAAGCGGGTACTGAACCCGCACATGCTGAAGACCCTGGCACTGTCACTGTCTTCTGGATTGGCCCACTTGCACACAGAGATCTTCGGAACGCCCGGAAAACCCGCGATCTCCCATCGTGACATCAAAAGCAAGAACATCCTGGTCAAACGGAACGGTCAGTGCGCGATCGCCGACTTTGGCCTTGCCGTCAAGTACTCCAGCGAGTCGGACGAGATCCAGATCGCGCCAAACACCCGCGTCGGAACGCGTCGCTACATGGCCCCAGAAGCACTCAACGAAACGCTGGACACGAAGATCTTCGAGGGATTCAAACAAGCCGACATGTACTCCCTCGGTCTCGTCTTCTGGGAAATGGCCCGTCGCTGCATCAGTACAATCCGAGGAACCAAGAACACGACCTGCGAGGACTACGCCCTGCCCTACCAGGACGTCGTTCCGTCCGATCCCAGCTTCGAGGACATGTACGCCGTCGTGTGCGTAAAGGGCGTCCGACCGCCCATCCCACAGCGATGGCAGGACGAGGAAATTCTCGTAGTATTATCCAAGATGATGCAAGAGTGCTGGCACCCGAATCCGGCCGTCCGACTGACGGCACTCCGGGTAAAGAAGACGCTCGTCAAGCTCGAGACCGATTCCTCGATTAAGATAGTGTAA
- the LOC120418334 gene encoding bone morphogenetic protein receptor type-1B-like isoform X2: MAPRSRRKKANARTLQCYCEGHCPGNLQNGTCETRPGGSCFAAVEEVLDEETGLKVPEWSHGCMPPEQNGGLLQCKVGVQSPQIHGKSIVCCENEDFCNKDLLPEYVPKTTTPPPTVNVTEPSMHTLALMASVIVCSVAFVVVAIAIFVTYKKREKRKPQCLIDSVCNPNLSPLADLVEQSSGSGSGLPLLVQRTIAKQIQMVHQVGKGRYGEVWLAKWRDEKVAVKTFLTTEEASWFRETEIYQTVLMRHENILGFIAADIKGTGTWTQMLLITDYHELGSLYDYLQKRVLNPHMLKTLALSLSSGLAHLHTEIFGTPGKPAISHRDIKSKNILVKRNGQCAIADFGLAVKYSSESDEIQIAPNTRVGTRRYMAPEALNETLDTKIFEGFKQADMYSLGLVFWEMARRCISTIRGTKNTTCEDYALPYQDVVPSDPSFEDMYAVVCVKGVRPPIPQRWQDEEILVVLSKMMQECWHPNPAVRLTALRVKKTLVKLETDSSIKIV, from the exons cCCGCACTCTGCAGTGCTACTGCGAGGGACACTGCCCgggaaatttgcaaaatggaaCGTGCGAGACGCGACCCGGTGGGTCCTGCTTCGCCGCCGTCGAGGAAGTTCTGGACGAGGAAACCGGCCTGAAGGTGCCCGAGTGGAGCCACGGCTGTATGCCGCCGGAACAGAACGGTGGACTGCTTCAG tgCAAAGTTGGCGTTCAATCCCCGCAAATTCACGGCAAGTCGATCGTGTGCTGTGAGAACGAAGATTTCTGCAACAAGGACCTGCTGCCGGAGTACGTGCCCAAGACGACGACGCCGCCGCCGACGGTGAACGTGACGGAACCGAGCATGCACACGCTGGCGTTGATGGCCTCGGTGATAGTGTGTTCGGTGGCGTTTGTGGTGGTGGCGATCGCGATCTTTGTGACGTACAAGAAGCGCGAGAAGAGGAAGCCGCAGTGTTTGATCGATTCGGTGTGCAATCCTAACCTGTCTCCATTGGCGGATTTGGTTGAGCAGAGCAGTGGGTCGGGATCGGGACTGCCGTTGCTGGTTCAGAGGACGATCGCGAAGCAGATCCAGATGGTGCACCAGGTTGGAAAGGGACGGTACGGTGAGGTTTGGCTGGCCAAGTGGAGGGATGAGAAGGTTGCGGTGAAGACGTTCTTGACTACTGAGGAGGCTTCCTGGTTCCGTGAGACGGAGATCTACCAGACGGTACTGATGAGGCATGAGAATATTCTTGGGTTTATCGCGGCGGACATTAAGGGAACAGGCACGTGGACACAGATGTTGCTGATCACTGACTACCACGAGTTGGGAAGCTTGTACGACTATCTGCAGAAGCGGGTACTGAACCCGCACATGCTGAAGACCCTGGCACTGTCACTGTCTTCTGGATTGGCCCACTTGCACACAGAGATCTTCGGAACGCCCGGAAAACCCGCGATCTCCCATCGTGACATCAAAAGCAAGAACATCCTGGTCAAACGGAACGGTCAGTGCGCGATCGCCGACTTTGGCCTTGCCGTCAAGTACTCCAGCGAGTCGGACGAGATCCAGATCGCGCCAAACACCCGCGTCGGAACGCGTCGCTACATGGCCCCAGAAGCACTCAACGAAACGCTGGACACGAAGATCTTCGAGGGATTCAAACAAGCCGACATGTACTCCCTCGGTCTCGTCTTCTGGGAAATGGCCCGTCGCTGCATCAGTACAATCCGAGGAACCAAGAACACGACCTGCGAGGACTACGCCCTGCCCTACCAGGACGTCGTTCCGTCCGATCCCAGCTTCGAGGACATGTACGCCGTCGTGTGCGTAAAGGGCGTCCGACCGCCCATCCCACAGCGATGGCAGGACGAGGAAATTCTCGTAGTATTATCCAAGATGATGCAAGAGTGCTGGCACCCGAATCCGGCCGTCCGACTGACGGCACTCCGGGTAAAGAAGACGCTCGTCAAGCTCGAGACCGATTCCTCGATTAAGATAGTGTAA